One region of Takifugu flavidus isolate HTHZ2018 chromosome 14, ASM371156v2, whole genome shotgun sequence genomic DNA includes:
- the LOC130537468 gene encoding uncharacterized protein LOC130537468 isoform X1 translates to MRVTWCTTCCKATDQEQSLMLLEKLMPNQYSHTVCSYETVGENKFKAAIKLKLSSEEEAKRWLDEFKRSSGFIWRTSKTYPNGGRYNKFRVDYKCKTIKKNATCPATLFLVLKRHPEFGERKSRSGDPHMKDGLFLHINLRNEHNHHLSCAGLVRRDVSGETIEKLKKLFESGHTPSSALKELKHNLQVQEKDNYVNAAADRSVCPDLPFCYRLYYKLFKKAYNAAAGEEVSRELERTLVDYNKEQGDVCAGMCKTSDNQLVIALCTPLMKRVHARVRESAEVMFVDSPGNCSRLNHHLFLLLTHSSVGTLPLGAFITTSATQATFSAAMQLLHTVFPPERFFGHPDGPLVVMTDDSTLLRQALHEAFPKATLLFSVLHLLRAMWRWLWSSPNEIPKHHRSRLLNSFRILLRASTPVALMEAYSRLMEDPVSTQCPNFVLHLQEVFEKRGEWAVCLQEQLSAVRNTVNSCEESVTRRIKDKLFYRLKSHNLTQLVKFVVTKMEAHYIHRLTDAANNRLRTAQKTMKRKELDKQTILQEDEDSYTVTSASNTAVSYHVDMSISCCTCPAGVMGGHCKHQSAVSRTFGHAIEDGLLLGLPPEARKLYYQIATGVDMEADGSGRFPAVVVKPAAQVGRTELCTGEVIFVADAADSIVETWCEQTESSLIEPESGELKQRLENVFLDLSKKLDNPEFVYSVTSFVESYESLQTDDQLASALSSFGQRL, encoded by the exons AGTGAAGAGGAGGCAAAGAGATGGCTTGATGAATTCAAGAGGTCGTCAGGATTCATATGGCGGACCTCCAAAACCTACCCTAATGGAGGGCGCTACAACAAATTTAGA GTTGACTACAAGTGCAAGACGATAAAGAAGAACGCAACTTGCCCAGCTACTCTGTTCCTGGTACTGAAACGGCATCCAGAATTTGGAGAAAGGAAATCAAG ATCTGGAGATCCTCACATGAAGGATGGACTCTTCCTTCATATTAACTTGCGCAATGAGCACAACCATCATCTCTCATGTGCTGGACTTGTGAGAAGGGACGTCTCTGGAGAAACGATCGAAAAACTCAAAAAGCTGTTTGAAAGTGGCCAcactccttcatcagctctcaaAGAACTGAAGCACAATTTGCAGGTGCAGGAAAAAGACAATTACGTGAATGCGGCCGCAGATCGTTCCGTCTGCCCTGATTTGCCATTTTGTTACAG ACTGTATTACAAACTTTTCAAAAAAGCTTACAATGCCGCTGCGGGAGAAGAGGTCTCCCGCGAGCTTGAACGAACCCTCGTCGATTACAACAAGGAGCAAGGAGACGTTTGTGCCGGCATGTGCAAAACCTCCGACAACCAGCTGGTGATCGCTCTGTGCACTCCGCTGATGAAGAGGGTCCACGCTCGGGTGAGAGAGAGTGCCGAGGTGATGTTTGTGGACTCTCCAGGGAACTGTTCCCGCCTTAATCACcacctgttcctgctcctcACTCATTCCTCAGTGGGTACTTTACCTTTGGGTGCATTTATCACGACATCTGCAACCCAGGCCACTTTTTCTGCTGCCATGCAGCTGCTACACACCGTCTTTCCACCTGAGAGGTTCTTCGGCCATCCGGATGGACCTCTTGTTGTTATGACCGACGACTCCACTCTACTCAGGCAGGCTTTACATGAGGCATTTCCTAAAGCCACCCTGCTCTTTTCGGTACTACACCTTCTTCGGGCCATGTGGAGATGGCTCTGGAGCAGTCCAAATGAAATACCAAAGCACCACAGGTCCCGACTTCTGAACTCTTTCAGGATCCTGTTGCGCGCCTCCACGCCAGTAGCTCTCATGGAGGCCTACAGCAGACTGATGGAAGATCCCGTGTCCACCCAGTGTCCAAACTTTGTGCTGCATCTCCAGGAAGTGTTTGAAAAGCGAGGGGAGTGGgccgtctgtctgcaggaacAGCTGTCTGCTGTTAGAAACACAGTCAACAGCTGTGAAGAAAGCGTCACGAGGAGGATAAAAGACAAACTCTTCTATCGACTCAAGTCACATAATCTGACACAGCTGGTGAAATTTGTTGTCACAAAAATGGAGGCTCATTACATCCACCGGCTGACAGATGCTGCCAACAACCGGCTCCGAACCGCACAgaagacgatgaagaggaaggagctgGACAAACAAACTATTTTGCAG GAAGACGAGGACAGCTACACCGTGACGAGCGCGTCAAACACCGCCGTGTCCTACCACGTTGACATGTCCATCAGTTGCTGTACGTGCCCGGCGGGGGTAATGGGGGGGCACTGCAAGCATCAAAGTGCCGTCTCCAGGACATTTGGACACGCCATCGAAGACGGATTATTGCTGGGCTTACCGCCAGAAGCTCGCAAGTTGTATTATCAAATCgccacag GAGTGGACATGGAAGCCGATGGTTCCGGAAGGTTTCCTGCCGTGGTGGTGAAACCAGCAGCTCAGGTTGGGAGAACAGAGCTTTGTACTGGTGAAGTCATCTTTGTAGCTGATGCAG cCGACAGCATTGTTGAAACCTGGTGTGAGCAAACAGAGTCGTCGCTTATAGAACCTGAATCAG GTGAACTCAAACAAAGATTGGAAAACGTGTTCCTGGACCTCTCGAAGAAACTGGACAACCCCGAGTTCGTGTATTCTGTCACCTCATTTGTGGAGTCTTACGAAAGCCTCCAGACAGACGATCAGCTAGCATCAGCGCTCTCCTCTTTCGGACAGCGTCTGTAA
- the LOC130537468 gene encoding uncharacterized protein LOC130537468 isoform X2: MPNQYSHTVCSYETVGENKFKAAIKLKLSSEEEAKRWLDEFKRSSGFIWRTSKTYPNGGRYNKFRVDYKCKTIKKNATCPATLFLVLKRHPEFGERKSRSGDPHMKDGLFLHINLRNEHNHHLSCAGLVRRDVSGETIEKLKKLFESGHTPSSALKELKHNLQVQEKDNYVNAAADRSVCPDLPFCYRLYYKLFKKAYNAAAGEEVSRELERTLVDYNKEQGDVCAGMCKTSDNQLVIALCTPLMKRVHARVRESAEVMFVDSPGNCSRLNHHLFLLLTHSSVGTLPLGAFITTSATQATFSAAMQLLHTVFPPERFFGHPDGPLVVMTDDSTLLRQALHEAFPKATLLFSVLHLLRAMWRWLWSSPNEIPKHHRSRLLNSFRILLRASTPVALMEAYSRLMEDPVSTQCPNFVLHLQEVFEKRGEWAVCLQEQLSAVRNTVNSCEESVTRRIKDKLFYRLKSHNLTQLVKFVVTKMEAHYIHRLTDAANNRLRTAQKTMKRKELDKQTILQEDEDSYTVTSASNTAVSYHVDMSISCCTCPAGVMGGHCKHQSAVSRTFGHAIEDGLLLGLPPEARKLYYQIATGVDMEADGSGRFPAVVVKPAAQVGRTELCTGEVIFVADAADSIVETWCEQTESSLIEPESGELKQRLENVFLDLSKKLDNPEFVYSVTSFVESYESLQTDDQLASALSSFGQRL, translated from the exons AGTGAAGAGGAGGCAAAGAGATGGCTTGATGAATTCAAGAGGTCGTCAGGATTCATATGGCGGACCTCCAAAACCTACCCTAATGGAGGGCGCTACAACAAATTTAGA GTTGACTACAAGTGCAAGACGATAAAGAAGAACGCAACTTGCCCAGCTACTCTGTTCCTGGTACTGAAACGGCATCCAGAATTTGGAGAAAGGAAATCAAG ATCTGGAGATCCTCACATGAAGGATGGACTCTTCCTTCATATTAACTTGCGCAATGAGCACAACCATCATCTCTCATGTGCTGGACTTGTGAGAAGGGACGTCTCTGGAGAAACGATCGAAAAACTCAAAAAGCTGTTTGAAAGTGGCCAcactccttcatcagctctcaaAGAACTGAAGCACAATTTGCAGGTGCAGGAAAAAGACAATTACGTGAATGCGGCCGCAGATCGTTCCGTCTGCCCTGATTTGCCATTTTGTTACAG ACTGTATTACAAACTTTTCAAAAAAGCTTACAATGCCGCTGCGGGAGAAGAGGTCTCCCGCGAGCTTGAACGAACCCTCGTCGATTACAACAAGGAGCAAGGAGACGTTTGTGCCGGCATGTGCAAAACCTCCGACAACCAGCTGGTGATCGCTCTGTGCACTCCGCTGATGAAGAGGGTCCACGCTCGGGTGAGAGAGAGTGCCGAGGTGATGTTTGTGGACTCTCCAGGGAACTGTTCCCGCCTTAATCACcacctgttcctgctcctcACTCATTCCTCAGTGGGTACTTTACCTTTGGGTGCATTTATCACGACATCTGCAACCCAGGCCACTTTTTCTGCTGCCATGCAGCTGCTACACACCGTCTTTCCACCTGAGAGGTTCTTCGGCCATCCGGATGGACCTCTTGTTGTTATGACCGACGACTCCACTCTACTCAGGCAGGCTTTACATGAGGCATTTCCTAAAGCCACCCTGCTCTTTTCGGTACTACACCTTCTTCGGGCCATGTGGAGATGGCTCTGGAGCAGTCCAAATGAAATACCAAAGCACCACAGGTCCCGACTTCTGAACTCTTTCAGGATCCTGTTGCGCGCCTCCACGCCAGTAGCTCTCATGGAGGCCTACAGCAGACTGATGGAAGATCCCGTGTCCACCCAGTGTCCAAACTTTGTGCTGCATCTCCAGGAAGTGTTTGAAAAGCGAGGGGAGTGGgccgtctgtctgcaggaacAGCTGTCTGCTGTTAGAAACACAGTCAACAGCTGTGAAGAAAGCGTCACGAGGAGGATAAAAGACAAACTCTTCTATCGACTCAAGTCACATAATCTGACACAGCTGGTGAAATTTGTTGTCACAAAAATGGAGGCTCATTACATCCACCGGCTGACAGATGCTGCCAACAACCGGCTCCGAACCGCACAgaagacgatgaagaggaaggagctgGACAAACAAACTATTTTGCAG GAAGACGAGGACAGCTACACCGTGACGAGCGCGTCAAACACCGCCGTGTCCTACCACGTTGACATGTCCATCAGTTGCTGTACGTGCCCGGCGGGGGTAATGGGGGGGCACTGCAAGCATCAAAGTGCCGTCTCCAGGACATTTGGACACGCCATCGAAGACGGATTATTGCTGGGCTTACCGCCAGAAGCTCGCAAGTTGTATTATCAAATCgccacag GAGTGGACATGGAAGCCGATGGTTCCGGAAGGTTTCCTGCCGTGGTGGTGAAACCAGCAGCTCAGGTTGGGAGAACAGAGCTTTGTACTGGTGAAGTCATCTTTGTAGCTGATGCAG cCGACAGCATTGTTGAAACCTGGTGTGAGCAAACAGAGTCGTCGCTTATAGAACCTGAATCAG GTGAACTCAAACAAAGATTGGAAAACGTGTTCCTGGACCTCTCGAAGAAACTGGACAACCCCGAGTTCGTGTATTCTGTCACCTCATTTGTGGAGTCTTACGAAAGCCTCCAGACAGACGATCAGCTAGCATCAGCGCTCTCCTCTTTCGGACAGCGTCTGTAA